The DNA window GTCGAAAAGTGCGAGGGAAGACTGCACCGATATCACTGCGTCCTAACGGGCTTCATCACTTCCGCCAGAGGACGCCGGTGCCGTCGATATCGACGATCTCCGCGGATATCGCATGCTTTTCGCGGTAGTCGGCGACAGCCTGGCGACACCCTTCGAGGTTGTAGTCGTCGATGATGCAGTAACCCCCGGGGGACAGTCGTGGGTAAAGCGCATCAAGGGCTTGGATGGTGGATTCGTATAAATCGCCGTCGAGCCTCAATACCGCAATCTGATCGATCGGCGCATCGGCCAACGTGTCTTTGAACCACCCGGGAAGAAAACGAACCTGGTCGTCGAGCAGCCCGTACCGCTCGAAGTTCGCCTTGACTTCCGCTTGCGTCACCGCCAGGACGGGCGCCGCGCGATGCAGGCCCATCGCGTACCAGGGCACCTTGTCCTCTTCATAGTTCTCGGTGTCCGGCGGCGGCACGCCTTCGAACGAATCGCACAGCCACACCGATCGCTTCTCATCCCCGTAGGCGGCCAGAACCGCACGCATCAAAATGCAGGCCCCTCCACGCCAGATGCCGCACTCGACAAGATCGCCGGGTACGTCTTCGGTCAAGACTGTCTCGACGCACTCTTGCAGACTGGTGAGCCTCGTCATTCCGATCATCGTCTCGGCGTCCGCCGGCCAGTCCTGGCCCAAGTCACGGGCGCGCTTATCGAACGGGCGCTTGCGCACCAGAATGAAATCTCGGATTTTGACCACCGGAATGCCCAGTAACCAGGATGCGCTAGCACGCATTCCAAGCGGCCAACCCACCGGCACCAATTGGTCCAGGCCGTATCGGGTGAGGTCCCGCCGCATCTGGTCGAGATACAGCGATCGAGCGTCACGGTCGGTCACGGTCAAGACTGCCCCTATCTCACACGCCAGCAACTTCCGGCGATGAGTCTAGACTGCCAGCGGACGTCCGGAGAGCCTGGGATACGAAGGTACGGCGTTCCACCGCGGTAGCTGAGTCCAATTGGCGACGGTATACGTTACCGCTTTCGAGGTACCCAGCCATTTGCTGATGCCGCGGGGCCCGTGGATATGATCGATCCGACCGCGTCTCACCACGGGCGTTTGGTTGCGTACTTCTCGGCAGGAAACGGGGGCGTCGACTCTTGTCAACATCTGTGCTCATCACCGGTGGGGCGGGATTCATCGGGTCCTTGCTCTCGCGCCGCCTAGTCGACGCCGGCTACGA is part of the Mycolicibacterium tusciae JS617 genome and encodes:
- a CDS encoding TylF/MycF/NovP-related O-methyltransferase → MTDRDARSLYLDQMRRDLTRYGLDQLVPVGWPLGMRASASWLLGIPVVKIRDFILVRKRPFDKRARDLGQDWPADAETMIGMTRLTSLQECVETVLTEDVPGDLVECGIWRGGACILMRAVLAAYGDEKRSVWLCDSFEGVPPPDTENYEEDKVPWYAMGLHRAAPVLAVTQAEVKANFERYGLLDDQVRFLPGWFKDTLADAPIDQIAVLRLDGDLYESTIQALDALYPRLSPGGYCIIDDYNLEGCRQAVADYREKHAISAEIVDIDGTGVLWRK